In the genome of Fibrobacter sp., the window CAGTAAGGATCGCGGTAAGTCCTGGGATGTTCTTTACACGTGGGACGAAGATGGCTATAAGGGTAAGAAGGTTACCCGCTTTGGAGCCCATGGTAACGGTATGGGCCGAGGCAATGGCGAAGCCTTGGCCATTGATCCCAACGATTCCAAGATTATGTTCTACGGATCCAAGAACAAGGGCCTGTGGAAGTCCGAAGACAATGGTGATAACTGGACTCATGTAGACGCCTGGACAAAGGCTGCTGGCTCCGATACCACCTGGAACGGTTCCGGCTTCAGTTTTGTTCAGTACGCCCCTGGCAGTTCCAAGGTCCTGTATGCCGGTTTCCTTCGTGAAGGAACAACCAAGAACGGTGCGTTTGAAAATGTGTTCAAGTCTGAGGATGGCGGCGAAAGCTGGAAGGCTTTGCCTATTCCCGATAGCCTGCGAACTACAGCGGGCGGTGGCATTGTACGTCTGATGCCTCAGCGTGCCGTGGTTACCAAGGACGGTAGCGCCATGGTGGTTACCTTTGCCGATGGTGCCGGCCCCCATTCCATGGGCTGGGACGAAGGCTGGGGCCCCATCTGGGACGGCTTTGGTCGCGGTGCTGTGCTGAAGTGCGATTTGAAGACCGGTATGTGGAAGGATGTCTCTCCCGAAGATAATCTGGATGGAAAGGGCGAAGAAAAGTACGACATGACGGATTACTCCAATACCAAGGAGTACGAATATATTGCACCCTATGGCGGCATCACCATCAATCCTAATGACGACAAGGAAATGGTGGTAACCACGGAAGGTTACAATGGTCCTCAGTTCTGGTACAAGAAGGGGGAGGATGGCAAGGATGTTTGGAGTGACCGCTGGGGTTCCAATATTTTCCATACCACAGACGGCGGCGAAACCTGGGTGGCATCTTTCCGTTATTACTGGATGGAAGGTGGAGTTTTCCCCACCACACAGCAGATGGACGCCAATGGCATTGGCTGGATGCATGACGGTTCTATTCACTGGGCCGGCAGCGTTGCCATGGATCCCTTCGATCATAATCGAGTCTTTGTGACTTCGGGTAACGGTATTTTCCGTACGGATAACCTGAACGACTATACCATCAAGAAGGCAGAAAATTCCTGGTCTTCCGATGAAATTACCATGAACCAGGTTTGGCATTTCAGCGCCCATGGCGTTGAGGAAACGGTGCCTTTCGAAGTGGTCAGCATTCCAGGTGGCCCCATGATTTCTGTCATCGGTGACTACGATGGTTTCCGTCATGACGACATTACCAAGTTCCCTCAGTATCGCCATACGACGAATGTGAGCGGAACGCCTGTTCCTCTGGGAACTACCCAGGGCCTGGCATACGCCCCTAAGTCCGGTAAGCTGGTGAAGGTTGCCAACGCTCGTAAGTACGAAGGCAAGTACAGCGATGTGCCTATTGAACCGTTGCAGTTCTCCAGTGATTCTGGCCGCACATGGACTGTGGGAACCTACTGCAAGCTTGACGAAAAGATTGCGAACGGTTCCGCCGCCATTTCTACGGATGGCGAAGTAGCTTTGTTCGTTCCTATGGAAGGTAGCACCAGTGTCTACCGCTATAGTAACGCAGCCTATACGGAAGTTTCCGGCATTGACAACAAGTCCTTTGTGGTGGGTGATCCTGAAAACGCGGATGTGTTCTACGCCTACAACAAGACGGAAGGCAAGTTCTACAAGAGTTCCGACAAGGGAGAATCCTTTACTGCTGTGGGAACACCGGGTGTAAGTATCTTCAAGAAGTTCCGTGCAATTCCTGGCTACGAAGGCGACCTGTGGCTGCCTATTGCGGAACAGGATGAGAAGGGAATGCCCAAGAGCGGCTCCCTGCAGCATTCTACCGATGGCGGCAAGACATGGAAAGCCGTGGAAGGTGTTGGCTACTGCGAAGCTGTTGGCTTTGGCGTTTCCAAGGATGGAAAGGGTTATCCCGCAATCTACATCTTTGCAACCGTCGGTGATGTGACTGGCGTATTCGGTAGCGATGACCAGGGTAAGACCTGGACTCGTGTAAACGATGATGGTCATGAATTCGGCGGCCTTGCCAATGGTGAATTTGTCATGGGTGACATGAATACCTACGGCGTTGTGTACATGAGTACTGCTGGCCGAGGCGTTGCCGTTCGTATTCCTTCCAAGTGGGGGATGGGAGCCTCTGATTCTGAAGGCACGACCAAGGTTGTCTCTTCTCCTGTGAAGACATCCATGGCTAAGGTTGGTTACGTTCATGGCAATCTGGAATTGACCTTGAATTCCGCAACTTCTGTGCAGCTTTCTGTATTCGATATGCAGGGCCGCAAGATGTTCAGCAAGACCTACAACAGAAATACTTCTGTGCCGGTCAAGAGCCTGCTGAACGCCAAGGGAAGTTACTTTGTCCGAGTCGATGATGGAAAGCAGGTGCTGTTTGCCAACAAGATCATTGTGGCTAAGTAAATAACAAACTAAAAATAAAATCGGGCTGAAGTCGGCCCGATTTTTTGTATAAAGAAATCCGCAGGTTTTTGGCCTGCGGACTTTTTAGATTCTTGAGAAGATTACTTCTTCTTGTTGGCCTTGGACTTAGTCTCGTACCATTCATCGAAGGTGATGGAGCGGTCGAGGACACCATCCGGAGTCAGTTCCAGAACGCGGTTTGCAACGGTCTGTGCAAATTCGTGGTCCTGGGTGCAGAAGATGATGGGACCCTGGAAAGCGGTTAAGCCGTTGTTCAGGGCGGTAATGGCTTCCAAGTCCAGGTGGGCGGTAGGTTCATCCAGCAGCAGGCAGTTTGCGTTGCTGAGCATCATCTTGGAAAGCATGCAGCGGACCTTTTCACCACCGGAAAGAACGTTACAGCACTTCAGGGCTTCTTCGCCGGTGAAGAGCATACGGCCGAGGAATCCGCGGATGAAGGTTTCATCCTGTTCCTTGCTGTACTGGCGCAGCCAATCCACCAGGGAGAGGTCGCTCTGGAAGAAGGCATCGTTGTTCTTGGGGAAGTAGTTCTGAGTGATGGTGTTACCCCACTTGATGACGCCTTCCGGTGCCGGGGTTTCGCCAGCGATGAGCTGGAAGAATGCGGTCTTGAGAGTGCCGTATTCGCCAACCAGGGCAACCTTGTCGCCTGCGTTCAGCTTGAAGTTCAAACCCTTGCAGACAATGCCGTCGCCACCGTCGATGGTTGCGTTGTTCACTTCCAGCACGATCTTGCCCGGTTCACGATCCATCTTGAAGTTGACCCAGGGGAACTTACGGCTGGAGGCCGGCATTTCTTCCACGGTCATCTTGTCCAAAAGCTTCTTACGGGAAGTGGCCTGCTTTGCCTTTGCTGCGTTAGATGCGAAGCGGCGAATAAAGGCCTTCAATTCTTCGATCTTTTCTTCGGCACGGCGGTTCTGGTCCTTGCGCTGCTTCTGGGCCAGCTGGCTTGCGGCGTACCAGAATTCATAGTTACCACCGTAGATGTTGATCTTGCCGTAGTCGATATCGCAAGTGTGGGTGCAGACTGTATTCAGGAAGTGACGGTCATGGCTCACTACGATCACAACGTTTTCGAAACGTTCCAGGTAGTCTTCCAGCCAGGCGACGGTATCCAAGTCCAAATGGTTGGTGGGTTCGTCAAGCAGAAGGATGTCGGGGTTGCCAAAGAGGGCCTGTGCCAGGAGCACGCGGATCTTCTGGTTGCCATCCAGGTCTGCCATGAGGCTGTAGTGGAATTCTTCAGGAATGCCAAGACCCTTCAGGAGAACGGCTGCGCTGGAGTCGGCTTCGTAACCGCCGATTTCGCCAAAGCGGGTTTCGATTTCCATGGCCTGCATGCCCTGTTCCTCGGTCATTTCGGGAAGTGCATACAGCTCGTCACGCTTCTTGCCCAACTCATAGAGTTCCGGATAGCCCATCATGACGGTTTCCAGAACGGTGTTCTGTTCGTAGGCGAAGTGGTCCTGCTTAAGGACGGCGATACGTTCACCCGGATTTTTGGTGACTTCACCGGTGTTGGGTTCAAGATCACCGGAAAGGATCTTGAGGAAGGTGGATTTGCCTGCGCCATTTGCGCCGATAACGCCGTAGCAGTTACCGGGCTTGAAAGAAAGGTTCACTTCCTTGAAAAGGACGCGGCTGCCATACTGAAGACTTACATTTGAAACATTTAACATGGCGCCAAATTTAGAAAATTTTATTGAACCTTAAAGAGCTTCTTTCCGTTCAGGCTGTATTCAATCCAGCGATTTTCCGCATCCTTGCGCAGAATGCTGATTTTGCCGTTGTTTTGGACCAGACGGATTTTGCGTTCTGCGGCCGGTGCTGCGACAGTACGGCTGATTGCGGCTGGATCAACATTGGGATTTTCAACGGGAATTTCAGACGGCTTGGTTCCACTCAGCTCTGTGGTAAGGCCTGCAGCATTCTGCTTGGGATTGTCGATATCGTCGATAATGTTGCTGAATACGCCTGTCATGAGGGATGTTCCAAACCAGCCAAGGAACTGCTCAAAGTACATTTCATTATGGAGAGTGTCTTCTTCAAGACCGCTTGGGTCTACAGCGAGACCGAAGTAGTCTGCATCCTTGTCGTAGAATTTTGCCATTTCGAGGCTGAAGGCCTTTTGATCGTCTTCAGTACCGACTGC includes:
- a CDS encoding T9SS type A sorting domain-containing protein, coding for MGIKSFRKSVLVSLAFGLAGSAAVAAESPDYVWNAVSMGGGGFVSAVIASPVDKGLFYARTDVGGAYRWNESTSRWESLMDWVDVSERGLLGVEAIAVDPKESDVVYMMTGTSYWNNGRTAFLRSKDRGKSWDVLYTWDEDGYKGKKVTRFGAHGNGMGRGNGEALAIDPNDSKIMFYGSKNKGLWKSEDNGDNWTHVDAWTKAAGSDTTWNGSGFSFVQYAPGSSKVLYAGFLREGTTKNGAFENVFKSEDGGESWKALPIPDSLRTTAGGGIVRLMPQRAVVTKDGSAMVVTFADGAGPHSMGWDEGWGPIWDGFGRGAVLKCDLKTGMWKDVSPEDNLDGKGEEKYDMTDYSNTKEYEYIAPYGGITINPNDDKEMVVTTEGYNGPQFWYKKGEDGKDVWSDRWGSNIFHTTDGGETWVASFRYYWMEGGVFPTTQQMDANGIGWMHDGSIHWAGSVAMDPFDHNRVFVTSGNGIFRTDNLNDYTIKKAENSWSSDEITMNQVWHFSAHGVEETVPFEVVSIPGGPMISVIGDYDGFRHDDITKFPQYRHTTNVSGTPVPLGTTQGLAYAPKSGKLVKVANARKYEGKYSDVPIEPLQFSSDSGRTWTVGTYCKLDEKIANGSAAISTDGEVALFVPMEGSTSVYRYSNAAYTEVSGIDNKSFVVGDPENADVFYAYNKTEGKFYKSSDKGESFTAVGTPGVSIFKKFRAIPGYEGDLWLPIAEQDEKGMPKSGSLQHSTDGGKTWKAVEGVGYCEAVGFGVSKDGKGYPAIYIFATVGDVTGVFGSDDQGKTWTRVNDDGHEFGGLANGEFVMGDMNTYGVVYMSTAGRGVAVRIPSKWGMGASDSEGTTKVVSSPVKTSMAKVGYVHGNLELTLNSATSVQLSVFDMQGRKMFSKTYNRNTSVPVKSLLNAKGSYFVRVDDGKQVLFANKIIVAK
- a CDS encoding ATP-binding cassette domain-containing protein, whose amino-acid sequence is MLNVSNVSLQYGSRVLFKEVNLSFKPGNCYGVIGANGAGKSTFLKILSGDLEPNTGEVTKNPGERIAVLKQDHFAYEQNTVLETVMMGYPELYELGKKRDELYALPEMTEEQGMQAMEIETRFGEIGGYEADSSAAVLLKGLGIPEEFHYSLMADLDGNQKIRVLLAQALFGNPDILLLDEPTNHLDLDTVAWLEDYLERFENVVIVVSHDRHFLNTVCTHTCDIDYGKINIYGGNYEFWYAASQLAQKQRKDQNRRAEEKIEELKAFIRRFASNAAKAKQATSRKKLLDKMTVEEMPASSRKFPWVNFKMDREPGKIVLEVNNATIDGGDGIVCKGLNFKLNAGDKVALVGEYGTLKTAFFQLIAGETPAPEGVIKWGNTITQNYFPKNNDAFFQSDLSLVDWLRQYSKEQDETFIRGFLGRMLFTGEEALKCCNVLSGGEKVRCMLSKMMLSNANCLLLDEPTAHLDLEAITALNNGLTAFQGPIIFCTQDHEFAQTVANRVLELTPDGVLDRSITFDEWYETKSKANKKK